In Aminiphilus circumscriptus DSM 16581, the sequence CCGACGTGGGGGGCTTCGCACCCATGGCCACGCTGGTGAAGGCCATCCGGGCCGAAGTCGAAGCCGCGGGAGGCCACGTGCTCTTTCTCCACGCCGGGGACATCAATACGGGCGTGCCGGAATCGGACATTCAGTCCGCCATTCCGGACATCGTGGCGCTCAACATGCTCGGCCTGGACGCAGTCACCCTCGGCAATCACGAGTTCGACAATGCCAGAGACACGCTCTACCGGCAGCGGCGTTTCGCCCGCTTTCCCTTTCTTGCCTCGAACATCGTGAGCGGCGACGAACTCCCCTTCGATGCACCTCTGATCAGGGAGTTCGGCGACGTGACCGTTGCGGTGTACGGTCTCACCACCGAATCCACACCCATTGCCACCGATCCGGAGAACACGAAGGGGCTTGTCTTCCGGAACGCCGTCGAGGTCTCCCGGGCGCTCGTGCCTCTTCTGGCGAAGAGCGCGGACGTGGTGGTTGCCCTGACCCACCTGGGATGGCCCGCCGGCGCCGAGGACGAGGGGATCACCACATCGAAAGCCCTCGCCGAGGCAAAGGTCCCCGGCCTCGACGTGATCGTGGACGGGCACTCCCACACCCTTTTCGACGACCTGCAGCGCGTGGGCGATGCCATCGTCGTGCAGGCGGGAGCCTACGGGGAATATCTCGGGCGTCTGGATCTGGAGGTGGAGCAGGGCCGGATCGTCGCCGCGACGTGGAAGGCGCTTCCCATCAACGTGAAGAAGGAGATCGGAAAGGACGCGGCGGGGAAGGCTGTCTACGGGCTCGTGGGGGATTCCGTTCCCGCCGATCCGGAGGTCGCCACGGCGCTGGACTATTTCGCCGAGGTCGGCTCCGAGGGGCTCGACAGAAAAGTGGGCGAGACGAAGATCCTGCTCGACGGCGAGCGCGACCATGTGCGGAGCGGCGAGACGAACCTCTCGCACCTCCTCACCGACGCCATGCGCTGGAAGACCAACGCCAGTGTGGCCTTTCTCAACGGAGGCGGCATCCGCGCCTCCATCCCCGAAGGGGACATCTCCTACCGAAGTGTGCTCACGGTGCTTCCCTTCGGGAACACCCTCTACGCGCTCGATCTTTCCGGCGAGGATCTGCAACGTTTTCTGGACGCCGCCGCAAAGGTCTCCGCGGGCAAGGGCGGCTTCCCGCATTTTTCCGGCCTGACCGCCACCTTCGCGGACGGAACGGCCAGGGACATTCTCGTGGACGGAAAGCCCCTCGACAAGGCGAAGCAGTACCGCCTCGTCACCCTGAGCTTCCTGGCGAACGGCGGGGACGGTTATTCGGTGCTCAGGGAAATCAAGGACGCGGTGGGGCGTGGCTACGACACGGGATACACGGACGCGGACGTTTTCGTGGACTACCTGAGCTACCTGGGCGTCGTGGAGAAGACGGCGGAGGAGCCGCGCATCCGCCGGTAAAAACGAGCGTGCCGACGCTTCCTTTGGAAGGATGCCGCAGGGACTTCGAAGCCTTTTGCTCCTTGGAGTCTTCACTTGAGAGGAACGGTGGCAAGAAGCGTTCCTCTCAAGTGTCGCGGAACGTGATGATCAAAAGAGAGTTTCTGTAGTTTCTCCCATGCGAACCTTTGTATCTCCTCTATAGAATACGTATGCTTTCCGAGGCGTTCTCTTCTGAAGAAGCGCGATTTTTGAGGAGGTGAGAGGATGCGGCGCGATACGTCGGGACGTCCTATGCTGCGATCGTTGATCCTTTGGGGAGCGCTTTTCTTTGGGGCGATGGCCTTTGTCGCTCCTGGAGAGGCGGGAGAGCAGGAAAAACTTTTGGTGTGCGGTCCCTGTAGCTCCGCCTTTTTGCCCACGGCGTCCAGGGTTGTGGAGGAACTTGGGCTTTCCGACAGAATTCTCGTGAAACGGTTGTGTGCGTCAAGCTGATAACGCTCGAACAGTGCTGTGGAGAATTCTCCGTTGCGGTCTCTGGGAATCCGCAGTTCCAGCTTGCCGATTTGCGTGACCAGACTTCGGGTAGAGTAGCCTGACCGATAACCCGTACGTTCTGTGTTGCGCTCATGTCGTTCGGCTCCAAGGAGTTCCGTCATTTCCCCGTCAAGGATTTCTTGCAGCACTTCCTTCATCAGGGTCTTCAGGGCGTCCGTTTCGTTCCCGAAAAGGGCTTTCATTCCAGCGAAACGACTGCTATGCTTCTTTCCGGTCATGGTGTATCGCCTCCTAAGGGCTTGGGTTGCTTGTGCGCTGCAGACAACCTACACCATGACCTTCTTTCTTTGAATCCCCCTCCGCAAGCACTTTTTGCACACTCTTTAGAGCATAATCGTTGCATCCGCGACGGCCCGGGAGAGACTATAGTTTCTGAGCCGTCGGAACGGCAGCTATGAGTGCCGTTTCGACGTGGGAAGGCCGGAGGCTCTCTACGGAGGGGCGTAATACGGAAACCCCGGGGAGGAGTGTGCACTCCTCCCCGGGGTCTTTCGTGGTGGTGTTCCCGTTCTGCTCGCTTCGGTCTGGCGTTTCGCCTCAGGCGGTCTCGATCCAGTCGAGGCCGAGCCTGCAGAGGGTGTCTTTTTCGGGCAGGCCCGTCTCCCGGTCCCATCCCATGGCGTCGTAGAAACTGTCCAGGGCGACGGCGAGGTTCACCTTTTCACCGGCGCCCCGGCCATCCCGTCCGGGCTCGTCGGTGAAGCGCGCTGGAAGCGAATCGTCCTTGCGGGAGAATCCGAACCGGGCGTTGATGAGGCGTTCCAGGTTGATCACTGCCTCGGCCCGCTGGAGCAGCTCTTCCTTCGAGACGGGACGCCCCAGGGCACAGCTCAGCAATTTTGCCCAGGTGGAGGGTTTCACCGCGAGGGTGATGGAGGCGAACAGGCATGTCCCGAGCAGGTTCGTGGCCATGCAAAGTTCCTGGAAAGGTTTGACCCATCCCTTGTTACCGTCCTCGGTAAAACTGATGTCTCCCAGGATGTCCAGCTCGGGCTCCCTGTAGCCGAAGGCGTCGATGCTGGAGGCATAGGGGCGCAGGTGATCCGCTCCCCGGGGGGAAACGGCGTGGACCACCGCCTCGCCCTTGCTGGCCCGAACGCCGTCGGCGGCCATCTCCAGCCCTTTCACGTGCATGGCGGCCTTCTCCGCGTCCTTGCCGAGGCGCTCGGCGGCTCGTTTCACCCCCTCGGCGAGGAGGTCCCCCAGTCCTTCCCGGCGGGCGATCTTGGGCACGAGGTCGAGCATTCCCTTGACATCGCCGAAGGCGAGGGACATCCCCCAGTCGGCCTCCTTCAGGACTCCTGTCTCGAACCACTCCATGGCGGTGGCCACGGCCTGTCCGGTGGAGATCACGTCGAGGCCGAGGTCGTTAGCCCAGTGGTTTGCCGCGGTGATGGCCTCCAGATCGGTGATTTCGCACTTGCTGCCGAAGGCTGCCACGGTCTCGTACTCGGGGCCGCCACCCTCGAGTCCTTCGAAGGGGCCCTTGCGAATGCGGGTGTGTCGCCCGCAGGCGATGGAACACCCCGAGCAGGCGTAGGGCTTTACCTCAAGCGTTTCATGGTAAGCCTTGTGCCCGAGGAGGGACCGGCTTTCGGGAAACTCGTCCCGCTGCCAGTTTCGGGTGGGGAGGATCCCCAAGCCTTCGATGGCGTCGTAGAAGGAGGGGGTACCGAAGGGATGCAGCTCCTCCCGGACGAAGGTCTCGGCGAAGAGTTCCTCCCGGGCCGCCTTGGCGGCTTCACGGAGTTCCTCGGGATCGGCGATGGGGAGCGTTTTCGTCCCCCGTATCGCCACGGCCTTGAGTTTCTTGCTCCCCATGACGGCGCCGGGACCGCCCCGCCCAAAAGCGCGGTGCTTGTCCGTCATGATCGCGGCGAAGCGGACCAGGTTCTCTCCCGCGGGGCCGATGGAGGCCACCTGCCATCCCGAGCCGTCGAGCCGTGCCTTCACGGCGTCCTCCGTCTCGGCGACGCCCTTGCCCCAGAGATTCGACGCATCCTCCAGACGTGCCGCACCGTCGTCCACGACGAGGATCTTCGGGGACGACGCGGCGCCGGTGATCACCAACAGATCCACGCCGCTCCGCTTGAGTGCTGGACCGAAGTGCCCTCCGCCGTTGGAGGCCCCCAGCGTTCCTCCCGCAGGCGAGCGGAAGAAAGCCACACACCGCCCGCTGCAGGGCGCGGCTGTTCCGGAAAGCGGTCCTGCGGCGAAGATCAGGGGGTTGTCCGGCCCGAGTGGATCCGGTCCTTCCGCCGCGAGATCCAGAAAGAGCCTCGCCGCGAC encodes:
- a CDS encoding aldehyde ferredoxin oxidoreductase family protein: MKGNWCKALFVNLSDGTAEIRGLPEEWFRDYVGGEGVAARLFLDLAAEGPDPLGPDNPLIFAAGPLSGTAAPCSGRCVAFFRSPAGGTLGASNGGGHFGPALKRSGVDLLVITGAASSPKILVVDDGAARLEDASNLWGKGVAETEDAVKARLDGSGWQVASIGPAGENLVRFAAIMTDKHRAFGRGGPGAVMGSKKLKAVAIRGTKTLPIADPEELREAAKAAREELFAETFVREELHPFGTPSFYDAIEGLGILPTRNWQRDEFPESRSLLGHKAYHETLEVKPYACSGCSIACGRHTRIRKGPFEGLEGGGPEYETVAAFGSKCEITDLEAITAANHWANDLGLDVISTGQAVATAMEWFETGVLKEADWGMSLAFGDVKGMLDLVPKIARREGLGDLLAEGVKRAAERLGKDAEKAAMHVKGLEMAADGVRASKGEAVVHAVSPRGADHLRPYASSIDAFGYREPELDILGDISFTEDGNKGWVKPFQELCMATNLLGTCLFASITLAVKPSTWAKLLSCALGRPVSKEELLQRAEAVINLERLINARFGFSRKDDSLPARFTDEPGRDGRGAGEKVNLAVALDSFYDAMGWDRETGLPEKDTLCRLGLDWIETA
- a CDS encoding 5'-nucleotidase C-terminal domain-containing protein codes for the protein MARNTRKEQSGTGACVSAENAARRAKAPGDRVWGIWLAAVFLFVLLWGSGADAARLTILHVNDTHGHSWPFNAGGAPDVGGFAPMATLVKAIRAEVEAAGGHVLFLHAGDINTGVPESDIQSAIPDIVALNMLGLDAVTLGNHEFDNARDTLYRQRRFARFPFLASNIVSGDELPFDAPLIREFGDVTVAVYGLTTESTPIATDPENTKGLVFRNAVEVSRALVPLLAKSADVVVALTHLGWPAGAEDEGITTSKALAEAKVPGLDVIVDGHSHTLFDDLQRVGDAIVVQAGAYGEYLGRLDLEVEQGRIVAATWKALPINVKKEIGKDAAGKAVYGLVGDSVPADPEVATALDYFAEVGSEGLDRKVGETKILLDGERDHVRSGETNLSHLLTDAMRWKTNASVAFLNGGGIRASIPEGDISYRSVLTVLPFGNTLYALDLSGEDLQRFLDAAAKVSAGKGGFPHFSGLTATFADGTARDILVDGKPLDKAKQYRLVTLSFLANGGDGYSVLREIKDAVGRGYDTGYTDADVFVDYLSYLGVVEKTAEEPRIRR